In Nitrospirota bacterium, one DNA window encodes the following:
- a CDS encoding diguanylate cyclase yields MKKLRNLTTLYFIGFGLLAVIIVIAVISFNHIYSSTEYIFKLTQSVLTKHPNLSDSESAGLSAALTEIGSIRTKAYIFFASALLLSSIGIFLFVYIYRKNIVEPLHQINLATKKIAQGQFETLPVTGSTEIGLLAENFNSMSRALRDKIEEIENTLIREQKVVRRLNILNEFIGSLIFKLEFNDVLSTLINDSKTLIKAGFSAIALIDRHSREISHFHSSMPDKADDLHRMAGSLIKDFLNKGIPLRCSDTSKDKCFGDFTSDGLQIKNLLVVPIMIEGEMRGALLLGNKVNADEFTAEDEDTALMFTFQAAIAIDRAIFHGKVVLLARTDGLTGLNNHRTFHEILDVEIKRAKRYNRPLSLLLIDLDNFKNFNDAYGHQAGDSVLKKVAEILNKNLRSIDSAARYGGEEFTVILPETSLDDAVAIAERIRDETCQYFSTCKDDSSKVSVTVSIGASMFPDDSVDKDGLIKAADDALYMTKKMGKNKVITYQQYKAAGMK; encoded by the coding sequence ATGAAAAAGCTCCGGAATCTGACAACATTATATTTTATTGGATTTGGACTGTTAGCCGTTATTATTGTAATTGCTGTCATCTCTTTTAATCATATTTACTCAAGCACAGAGTATATATTTAAGCTTACACAATCAGTTCTTACAAAACATCCCAACTTGTCAGACTCCGAATCTGCCGGGCTCAGTGCAGCGCTCACTGAGATTGGCTCCATACGTACAAAGGCATATATTTTCTTTGCATCAGCCCTGCTTTTATCCTCTATCGGGATTTTTCTTTTTGTTTATATATACAGGAAAAATATCGTAGAGCCGTTACACCAGATTAATTTAGCAACAAAAAAAATAGCTCAGGGACAGTTTGAAACACTTCCCGTAACAGGCAGTACGGAAATAGGACTGCTGGCGGAAAATTTCAATTCCATGAGCCGTGCATTGAGGGATAAAATAGAGGAAATTGAAAACACCCTCATAAGAGAGCAAAAAGTTGTAAGAAGGCTTAATATCCTGAATGAATTCATCGGTTCTCTCATTTTTAAACTGGAGTTTAACGACGTTTTGTCAACTTTAATAAACGACAGTAAAACACTTATAAAGGCGGGGTTCAGCGCTATTGCCCTGATTGACCGGCACAGCCGTGAGATTTCCCATTTTCATTCATCAATGCCTGATAAGGCTGATGATTTACACCGCATGGCAGGCAGTCTTATTAAGGATTTCCTGAACAAGGGAATACCTCTACGGTGCAGTGACACTTCAAAAGACAAATGTTTCGGAGATTTCACATCAGACGGCCTGCAGATCAAAAATCTTCTGGTTGTGCCTATCATGATAGAAGGGGAAATGCGCGGGGCGCTTTTACTCGGCAATAAAGTCAATGCCGATGAGTTTACGGCTGAAGATGAAGATACCGCCTTAATGTTTACTTTTCAGGCGGCCATAGCTATTGACAGGGCTATTTTTCACGGGAAGGTCGTACTCCTTGCAAGAACAGACGGTCTTACAGGGCTGAACAACCACAGGACCTTCCATGAGATACTGGATGTTGAAATCAAAAGGGCCAAGCGCTACAACAGGCCTCTATCGCTGTTATTGATAGACCTTGATAATTTTAAAAATTTTAATGACGCCTATGGACATCAGGCAGGAGACTCTGTACTTAAAAAAGTTGCGGAAATCCTTAATAAGAACCTGCGTAGTATTGACTCTGCGGCCCGCTACGGCGGAGAAGAGTTCACGGTAATTCTCCCTGAAACTTCGCTTGACGATGCGGTTGCAATTGCAGAAAGAATACGCGATGAAACCTGCCAGTACTTTTCTACATGCAAAGATGACAGCAGCAAAGTTTCCGTAACTGTCAGCATAGGGGCCTCAATGTTCCCCGACGACTCCGTGGATAAAGACGGCCTGATAAAGGCCGCTGACGACGCCCTGTATATGACCAAAAAAATGGGGAAAAACAAGGTCATTACCTATCAGCAGTATAAAGCCGCAGGCATGAAATAA